In Deinococcus sp. QL22, the following are encoded in one genomic region:
- a CDS encoding DUF47 domain-containing protein — MVLSKFMPRNPQFSAKFAEAARNAHATAKALVDLLENYTDVENKVQKVRDLEHEGDRITREVTSLLAESFIVPFDREDIIDLNNELDDLVDDMEDAARKLSLYGIEKPLPQMAQLARVVEQQCALLAQGMPMIEDKNRVKELAALANQIRQLEDQGDTISDDVQRTLYLSVTDVPGMIRAMRGGEIANLLEDASDQAQRVAKTVESILLKNA; from the coding sequence ATGGTTTTGTCTAAATTTATGCCCCGTAACCCGCAGTTCAGCGCCAAGTTTGCTGAGGCGGCCCGCAATGCCCACGCCACCGCCAAAGCACTGGTGGATCTGCTGGAAAACTATACGGATGTAGAGAACAAAGTACAAAAAGTGCGCGACCTGGAGCATGAGGGCGACCGGATTACGCGGGAAGTGACCAGCCTCCTGGCCGAGAGCTTTATCGTGCCGTTCGACCGCGAAGACATTATTGATCTGAACAATGAACTGGATGATCTGGTAGATGACATGGAAGACGCCGCCCGCAAGCTGAGCTTGTACGGCATAGAAAAGCCGCTGCCACAGATGGCGCAACTGGCCCGCGTGGTGGAGCAGCAATGTGCGCTGCTGGCACAGGGCATGCCCATGATCGAGGACAAGAACCGCGTGAAGGAATTGGCGGCCCTCGCCAACCAGATTCGGCAGCTGGAAGATCAGGGCGACACCATCAGTGACGACGTTCAGCGCACCCTGTATCTGAGCGTGACCGACGTCCCGGGCATGATCCGGGCCATGCGGGGCGGCGAGATTGCCAACCTGCTGGAAGACGCCAGCGATCAGGCGCAGCGGGTGGCCAAAACCGTAGAAAGCATCTTGCTGAAGAACGCGTAA
- a CDS encoding inorganic phosphate transporter, whose product MEPAFIGLVVIIALALIFDFINGFHDTANAIATSVATKVLTPGQAILLAAVMNVVGALTGTAVAKTVSKDIVSQDFATLELTAAALISAISWNLFTWWKGLPSSSSHALIFSLVGAGVAAGGWGAIIPKGVNKTLTGLLTSPVLGFLVPILLMFLLSWLVLRWMRPRIVTRTFRWAQIGSAAFMAFSHGGNDAQKTMGIMTFALSAYFGTQFDTVPLWVILSAAAAMGLGTSVGGWRIIKTMGFKVVDLKPVDGFVAETSAALIIETASRLGIPVSTTHTISTSIMGVGTTKGFRKVKWQVAGKIVTAWVFTVPTCIALGWAVHKAMLLIGG is encoded by the coding sequence ATGGAACCTGCTTTTATCGGCCTTGTCGTCATCATTGCATTGGCACTGATTTTCGATTTCATCAACGGCTTTCACGATACGGCCAACGCGATTGCCACCAGCGTGGCCACCAAAGTCCTGACGCCCGGACAGGCCATCTTGCTGGCCGCCGTCATGAACGTGGTGGGGGCACTCACGGGGACAGCCGTCGCCAAAACCGTCAGCAAGGACATCGTGTCTCAGGACTTTGCCACCCTGGAACTGACGGCGGCGGCCCTGATCAGCGCCATCTCGTGGAACCTGTTTACGTGGTGGAAGGGCCTGCCCAGCAGTTCCAGCCACGCCCTGATTTTTAGTCTGGTGGGTGCGGGTGTGGCGGCGGGTGGTTGGGGCGCGATCATTCCCAAAGGCGTGAACAAAACCCTGACGGGCCTGCTGACCAGTCCGGTGCTGGGCTTTCTCGTGCCCATTTTGCTGATGTTTCTGCTGTCCTGGCTGGTGCTGCGCTGGATGCGGCCCCGCATAGTCACGCGCACCTTCCGCTGGGCACAGATCGGGTCGGCGGCGTTTATGGCCTTCAGTCACGGCGGCAACGACGCGCAAAAAACGATGGGCATCATGACCTTTGCCCTCAGCGCCTACTTCGGCACACAGTTCGATACTGTGCCGCTGTGGGTCATCCTCAGCGCCGCCGCTGCCATGGGCCTCGGCACCAGCGTAGGTGGCTGGCGCATCATCAAAACGATGGGTTTCAAGGTGGTCGACCTGAAACCCGTAGACGGCTTCGTGGCCGAAACCAGCGCCGCGCTGATCATCGAAACGGCCAGCCGACTGGGCATTCCGGTGAGTACCACGCACACCATCAGCACCTCCATCATGGGCGTGGGCACCACCAAAGGCTTCAGGAAAGTGAAGTGGCAGGTGGCCGGAAAAATCGTGACGGCGTGGGTGTTTACGGTACCAACCTGCATTGCGCTGGGCTGGGCGGTGCATAAAGCCATGCTGCTGATCGGCGGCTAA
- a CDS encoding alpha-E domain-containing protein yields MLLLSRLAENLFWIGRYVERAENTARLLNVNYYATLEMAGRAREYWMPLLELTGGDADLRAKYGRVDARSISAWLAFDRDNPASIATSVARARENARGLRDRIPSEMWEALNTTYLKLCFENESVLDRDGLFEYCAAARDASQFFFGIAFATLPRDEGWSFMRAGQMLERGDNTLRVLQSRYRGIDARPVEDPGQRAMQDQRWVSVLKGASAYEAYRKRVHTGIDPQTIGDFLLLDEFFPRSVRYSAENLEAALMQIERHHPGAHPEIPRLSRWLVARLQYARVADILDEDNPSLEELLGDFNRVGASITAAYFQQE; encoded by the coding sequence ATGCTGCTGCTCTCTCGCCTTGCCGAAAACCTGTTCTGGATCGGGCGCTACGTGGAACGCGCCGAGAATACGGCCCGCCTGCTGAACGTCAACTATTACGCCACGTTGGAAATGGCAGGCCGCGCCCGCGAATACTGGATGCCGCTGCTGGAACTGACGGGCGGCGACGCCGATCTGCGGGCCAAATATGGCCGCGTGGACGCCCGCTCTATCAGCGCGTGGCTGGCTTTTGACCGCGACAATCCCGCCAGCATCGCCACCAGCGTGGCCCGCGCCCGCGAAAATGCGCGTGGCCTGCGTGACCGCATTCCCTCGGAAATGTGGGAGGCCCTGAACACCACCTACCTGAAGCTGTGCTTTGAAAACGAATCGGTGTTAGACCGCGACGGCCTGTTCGAATACTGCGCCGCCGCCCGCGACGCCAGCCAGTTTTTCTTCGGCATCGCTTTTGCCACCCTACCGCGCGATGAGGGCTGGTCGTTTATGCGGGCGGGGCAGATGCTGGAGCGCGGCGACAACACCCTGCGCGTGCTGCAAAGCCGTTACCGGGGCATTGACGCCCGGCCCGTAGAAGACCCCGGTCAACGGGCCATGCAGGATCAGCGCTGGGTCAGCGTGCTGAAGGGAGCCAGCGCCTACGAGGCGTACCGCAAGCGCGTTCATACCGGGATAGACCCCCAGACCATCGGGGATTTCTTACTTCTGGACGAGTTTTTCCCGCGCAGCGTGCGCTACAGCGCCGAGAATCTGGAAGCCGCACTGATGCAGATCGAGCGTCATCATCCCGGCGCACATCCCGAAATCCCGCGCCTGTCTCGCTGGCTGGTCGCGAGGCTGCAATATGCCCGCGTGGCCGACATTCTGGATGAAGACAATCCTTCCCTGGAAGAGTTGCTGGGCGACTTCAACCGGGTGGGCGCGTCTATCACTGCGGCATACTTCCAGCAAGAATGA
- a CDS encoding GGDEF domain-containing protein, whose amino-acid sequence MSGRLDRAVLGPDAVTAAKGSSVFRLGHDRRATYCLTLPLAAVAALASLVLRLGNSNAFDQVGLPALVVLILGLWVLACTRRASVDFIDGVLLVGAWVFLLGRIGFTLFAPALADRAELIAATAPWLPILLMAHSWGLGERRALGLSLMALAATGLLVLLYALTGSALNQSALTGQTLDAQGSANNGMLNTLVQMLLAGGVTVLGQRAVLRHMRDQASGSRTWLATRGADQDPLTGLPNRVALEKLLTGLTARRPSGLAVAVLGLDHLGRLQEERGEAFTERLTAHVARTLSATVRDQDVVGRLSQTEFALLLRVPDDRAARAACERLRVRVASLPLDGVMPTITVGVTVWAQHVGSQDMLEDASRALRQAQDDGRNRVQLAGKLRTLPTDLEDVEEAAAV is encoded by the coding sequence ATGTCCGGTAGGTTAGACCGCGCCGTCCTCGGCCCAGACGCCGTGACCGCCGCCAAAGGCAGCAGTGTCTTTCGGCTGGGCCATGATCGCCGCGCCACCTACTGCCTGACCCTTCCTTTGGCAGCGGTGGCGGCCCTGGCCTCGTTGGTGCTGCGGCTCGGCAACAGCAATGCCTTCGATCAAGTCGGCCTGCCCGCGCTGGTGGTGCTGATTTTGGGGCTGTGGGTGCTGGCCTGCACGCGCCGCGCTTCGGTGGATTTTATAGACGGCGTGCTGTTGGTGGGCGCGTGGGTTTTTTTGCTGGGGCGGATTGGCTTTACGCTCTTTGCACCCGCTCTGGCTGACCGCGCCGAACTGATTGCCGCCACCGCACCCTGGCTCCCCATTTTACTGATGGCCCATTCCTGGGGACTGGGCGAACGCCGAGCACTCGGCCTGAGCCTGATGGCGTTGGCAGCCACTGGCCTGTTGGTGCTCCTGTACGCCCTGACCGGATCAGCGTTGAACCAGTCAGCGCTAACCGGCCAAACGCTGGACGCTCAAGGCAGCGCCAACAACGGCATGCTGAATACGCTGGTGCAAATGCTGTTGGCAGGCGGCGTGACCGTGCTGGGCCAACGGGCGGTGCTGCGTCATATGCGTGACCAAGCCAGCGGCAGCCGCACCTGGCTTGCCACTCGCGGGGCCGACCAAGACCCGCTGACGGGGCTGCCCAACCGGGTGGCGCTGGAAAAACTGCTGACTGGGCTCACTGCCCGCCGTCCATCCGGGCTGGCGGTGGCCGTCCTGGGTTTGGATCACTTGGGGCGCCTGCAAGAGGAACGCGGCGAGGCTTTTACCGAGCGTCTGACCGCCCACGTCGCCCGCACCCTCAGCGCCACCGTGCGTGATCAGGATGTCGTGGGCCGACTGAGCCAGACCGAATTTGCCCTGCTGTTGCGCGTTCCCGATGACCGGGCCGCGCGGGCCGCCTGCGAACGTCTGCGCGTGCGGGTGGCTTCGCTGCCCCTCGACGGCGTCATGCCCACCATCACCGTAGGCGTGACCGTGTGGGCGCAGCATGTGGGCAGCCAGGACATGCTGGAAGACGCCTCACGCGCCCTGCGCCAGGCCCAGGACGACGGGCGCAACCGCGTTCAGTTGGCGGGGAAACTGCGGACGCTGCCCACCGATTTGGAGGATGTGGAGGAAGCAGCAGCAGTTTGA
- a CDS encoding glycosyltransferase family 4 protein → MRIGIVTATYQPSRNGVATSTALFAEGLRHRGHEVSVFAPRHPLMPPHERGVYRLNSSFAGARAMGAPADYPVMLAPGPLLTSRLPLRDLDVLHTMHPFLAGRLALNWARLSGAPVVFTAHTQYEQYLHYTPMPKRVGRAILRPHVAAFARRVDAVLAPGRAMLDMLREYGFAGDVQLFPNPVDLAAFQQAGGLAFRAKYHVPPDAPLAMYLGRLAPEKNLSVMLRAFEQARASRPDLRLLVVGDGSSRAEAQALASDAVTFTGPVPYAQVPQALAAADAFITASTSEVLPMSMIEALAAGTPLVAARSPAALDLIQEGVNGTVRDATADALAAGLLEVLYPAHLPQLQAGARHSAQQYDLRVRAEALEQVYLRAIARKRR, encoded by the coding sequence GTGCGAATCGGGATTGTGACTGCCACCTATCAGCCATCACGCAACGGGGTTGCCACGAGTACGGCGCTCTTTGCAGAGGGCCTGCGCCACCGGGGACATGAGGTCAGCGTGTTTGCGCCGCGCCACCCGCTGATGCCGCCGCACGAGCGGGGGGTGTACCGCCTGAATTCCTCGTTTGCTGGGGCGCGGGCCATGGGCGCTCCCGCCGATTATCCGGTCATGCTGGCTCCGGGGCCATTGCTCACGTCGCGCCTGCCGCTGCGGGATCTGGATGTGCTGCACACCATGCACCCCTTCCTGGCCGGAAGGTTGGCCCTGAATTGGGCGCGGCTGTCGGGCGCTCCGGTGGTGTTTACGGCCCACACGCAATACGAGCAATACCTGCACTACACGCCCATGCCCAAGCGGGTGGGCCGCGCCATTTTGCGCCCGCATGTGGCCGCCTTTGCCCGCCGGGTAGACGCCGTGCTGGCCCCAGGCCGCGCCATGCTGGACATGCTGCGCGAGTACGGCTTTGCGGGAGACGTGCAACTGTTTCCCAACCCGGTGGATCTCGCCGCCTTCCAGCAGGCCGGGGGGTTGGCCTTCCGCGCCAAGTATCATGTGCCGCCTGACGCGCCGCTGGCAATGTACTTGGGCCGCCTCGCCCCCGAAAAGAATCTGAGCGTGATGCTCCGGGCTTTCGAGCAGGCGCGTGCCAGCCGCCCCGATCTGCGCCTGCTGGTTGTCGGAGACGGCTCCAGCCGGGCAGAAGCGCAGGCGCTGGCCTCTGACGCCGTGACCTTTACCGGGCCAGTGCCCTACGCGCAGGTGCCCCAAGCTCTGGCCGCTGCCGACGCCTTTATTACGGCCAGTACCTCCGAAGTGCTCCCCATGAGCATGATTGAGGCCCTGGCCGCTGGCACGCCGTTGGTGGCCGCCCGCAGCCCCGCCGCCCTTGACCTGATTCAGGAGGGCGTGAACGGCACCGTGCGCGACGCCACCGCCGACGCCCTGGCCGCCGGACTGCTGGAGGTGCTGTATCCGGCCCACTTGCCCCAGCTTCAGGCAGGCGCACGCCACAGCGCCCAGCAGTACGATTTGCGGGTGCGGGCAGAGGCGCTGGAACAGGTGTATCTGCGGGCCATTGCCAGAAAACGGCGCTGA
- a CDS encoding alpha-amylase family glycosyl hydrolase, with protein MTKIPSVGRFGVLSAITLSLALSSCDLTKPPAPVDARDWRDEVIYFAMTDRFANGSASNDLGTARNAGDTADKTNPLGWHGGDFAGLMSKINEGYFNKMGFTALWITPVVLQVPAIPVGDGPNAGKPFAGYHGYWAEDFFKTDPHFGTLDEYKSLVTAAHAKGLKVIQDVVVNHAGYGSKLVTDHPDWFNTKADCDAAAPADKVTACDLAGLPDFKQSVPAVTKYLNDFVTYWRDQSGIDGLRIDTMKHVPDAYWKQFFAAGGAGDPAKLWSVGEVFDGNPAYLAHFMDDLGSPSVFDFALYFAIKDQLSSAGGDLGRVADVFAQDGAYKDASRLTTFVDNHDVKRFVSEVTGKGGTATQAAERLDTALSLIYTSRGTPSVYQGSEIAQAGQGDPYNYPLGQGNREDMDFGALATSQLDERLAALASARSKYRVLTRGAQQELWRPNGGAPVLSYRRVATDGKGGQPVVVVINNGDTAVDLATLSGGGVPLLGTFSTSALTEITGRANPLSVSDGKLVGTLPPRTTLALTATAGSGAAGSINPALPELSGLNARAGDGAVELTWTPSTQPLVTGYRVYVKTAGGTERLLNFAPLPATQARYLASGVRNGEAATFRVVTVDVNGAESKGTSVTATPSATNTVKVTFNVDARSQGNGPIELRRFDTGAQIEYPMTQVSRGQWKTEIDLPLFREIKFKFGNDGAGAKNSGYEGPGQGDRVYVTGSTGTPANTYSGTYDFIDKPVPTIIEGKVTGAGTALAGALVEATTADPNLNYALTFPDGSYTLFAPTGPHTLKATAGGYLEATRAATAPQTGADLNLARDDRTKYAIDGNLSDWTAPAVKLDSPAEGVFGADNNWLTLQADSDAQYLYLAYTYRVASNSGILYLDYQAGGAAQADNFEAWKRAATFGGSLNGVDAFVARYENQSAQLRRVTSDTATPEVNSADYKYAASGTLPAQTVELAIPWASLGLTGKPAGGVNIMGGVFGGDGYGAGDIVPDAGSTPAGANTIGTDAQERRATFTQGLKLP; from the coding sequence ATGACCAAAATTCCGTCTGTTGGACGCTTCGGCGTGCTGTCGGCCATTACCTTGTCTCTGGCCCTGTCTTCCTGCGACCTGACCAAACCGCCCGCACCCGTAGACGCCCGCGACTGGCGCGATGAAGTGATCTACTTTGCGATGACCGACCGCTTTGCCAATGGAAGCGCCTCCAACGACCTTGGCACGGCCCGCAATGCCGGAGACACCGCCGACAAGACCAATCCGCTGGGCTGGCACGGCGGCGATTTTGCTGGGTTGATGAGCAAAATCAACGAGGGTTACTTCAACAAGATGGGCTTTACGGCGCTGTGGATTACGCCTGTGGTGCTGCAGGTTCCGGCCATTCCGGTGGGCGACGGCCCCAACGCGGGCAAGCCGTTTGCGGGCTATCACGGCTACTGGGCCGAGGACTTTTTCAAGACCGATCCGCATTTCGGCACGCTGGACGAGTACAAGTCGCTGGTCACTGCCGCGCATGCCAAGGGCCTGAAGGTGATTCAGGATGTGGTGGTGAACCACGCGGGATACGGCTCCAAACTGGTGACTGATCACCCCGATTGGTTTAATACCAAAGCCGACTGCGACGCCGCCGCGCCCGCCGACAAGGTGACGGCCTGTGACCTTGCCGGACTGCCCGACTTCAAGCAAAGCGTGCCCGCCGTGACCAAGTACCTGAATGACTTCGTGACCTACTGGCGTGATCAATCGGGCATAGACGGCCTGCGAATCGACACCATGAAGCACGTGCCGGACGCCTACTGGAAGCAGTTTTTTGCAGCGGGCGGTGCGGGCGATCCCGCCAAGCTGTGGTCGGTGGGGGAAGTCTTCGACGGCAACCCGGCGTACCTGGCCCACTTTATGGACGACCTCGGCTCGCCCAGTGTATTCGACTTCGCGCTGTATTTCGCCATCAAAGACCAACTGAGCAGCGCGGGCGGCGATCTGGGGCGTGTGGCCGACGTGTTCGCGCAGGACGGAGCGTACAAGGACGCTTCTCGCCTGACCACTTTTGTGGACAACCACGATGTCAAGCGCTTTGTGAGCGAAGTGACGGGCAAGGGCGGCACGGCAACGCAGGCCGCCGAGCGCCTCGATACGGCCCTGAGTCTGATCTACACCTCTCGCGGCACGCCCAGCGTGTATCAGGGCAGCGAAATCGCGCAGGCAGGGCAGGGTGACCCCTACAACTATCCGTTGGGGCAGGGCAACCGCGAGGATATGGACTTTGGTGCACTGGCAACCAGCCAACTGGATGAACGGCTGGCGGCGTTAGCCTCGGCCCGCAGCAAATACCGCGTGCTGACACGGGGCGCACAACAGGAACTGTGGCGGCCCAATGGCGGCGCACCCGTTCTGTCTTACCGCCGCGTGGCGACAGACGGCAAGGGTGGACAGCCTGTGGTGGTGGTCATCAACAACGGCGATACGGCGGTAGACTTGGCGACCCTCAGCGGAGGCGGAGTCCCGCTGCTGGGCACCTTCAGCACCTCGGCCCTGACCGAAATTACAGGCCGTGCCAATCCTCTCAGTGTGAGCGATGGCAAACTGGTCGGCACCCTGCCGCCCCGGACGACGCTGGCGCTGACCGCCACCGCAGGCAGCGGCGCGGCAGGCAGCATCAACCCGGCGCTGCCCGAACTGAGCGGCCTGAATGCCCGTGCAGGCGACGGCGCAGTGGAACTGACCTGGACGCCCAGCACCCAGCCACTCGTGACCGGCTACCGCGTATACGTGAAGACGGCGGGCGGCACAGAGCGGCTGCTGAACTTTGCCCCGCTGCCCGCCACGCAGGCCCGCTACCTCGCCAGCGGGGTTCGCAACGGTGAGGCCGCTACCTTCCGAGTCGTGACCGTGGATGTGAACGGCGCGGAGAGCAAAGGCACCAGCGTGACCGCCACGCCCAGCGCCACCAACACGGTCAAGGTCACCTTCAACGTGGACGCCCGCAGTCAGGGCAACGGCCCCATCGAACTGCGCCGCTTTGATACAGGCGCTCAGATCGAATACCCGATGACCCAGGTCAGCCGGGGCCAGTGGAAAACCGAAATTGACTTGCCCCTCTTCCGCGAAATTAAATTCAAGTTTGGCAACGACGGCGCGGGGGCCAAAAACAGCGGCTACGAAGGGCCGGGGCAGGGAGACCGCGTGTATGTCACGGGCAGCACTGGCACGCCCGCCAATACCTACAGCGGCACCTATGACTTTATAGACAAGCCCGTGCCCACCATCATCGAGGGCAAAGTTACAGGTGCAGGCACGGCCCTTGCAGGCGCACTGGTCGAGGCCACCACCGCCGACCCCAATCTGAACTACGCCCTGACCTTCCCCGACGGCAGCTACACGCTGTTTGCGCCCACTGGCCCACACACGCTGAAAGCTACGGCTGGCGGCTACCTGGAGGCCACACGCGCCGCCACCGCACCCCAGACGGGCGCTGACCTGAATCTGGCCCGCGATGACCGTACCAAATACGCCATAGACGGCAACCTGAGTGATTGGACGGCCCCCGCCGTGAAGCTGGACAGCCCCGCCGAGGGTGTCTTTGGCGCAGACAACAACTGGCTGACCCTCCAGGCCGACAGCGACGCGCAATACCTGTATTTGGCCTACACATACCGTGTGGCGAGCAACAGCGGGATTCTGTATCTGGACTACCAAGCGGGCGGCGCGGCACAGGCCGACAACTTCGAGGCCTGGAAGCGGGCGGCGACCTTTGGCGGCAGCCTGAACGGCGTGGACGCCTTCGTGGCCCGCTACGAAAACCAGAGCGCCCAACTGCGCCGCGTGACCAGCGACACCGCCACGCCCGAAGTGAACAGCGCCGATTACAAATATGCGGCCAGTGGAACTTTGCCTGCCCAGACAGTAGAACTGGCGATTCCGTGGGCCTCTTTGGGCCTGACCGGGAAGCCTGCCGGGGGCGTGAACATCATGGGCGGCGTGTTTGGCGGCGACGGCTACGGCGCGGGCGACATCGTGCCGGATGCAGGCAGCACGCCAGCCGGAGCCAATACCATCGGCACGGACGCGCAGGAGCGGCGGGCCACCTTTACGCAGGGGCTGAAACTGCCCTAA
- the hisA gene encoding 1-(5-phosphoribosyl)-5-[(5-phosphoribosylamino)methylideneamino]imidazole-4-carboxamide isomerase, which yields MTAPASSSVPKPLPLIIPCVDIQSGRAVRLYEGDPDQETVYFESPLDAARHWAALGAGLVHLVDLDAATGRGENRAVIARITAELGVPVEVGGGIRDRVTAEALLKAGVDRVVIGTAAVKNPDLVAELIAAHGPERVVVSLDARGLEVATHGWAQGSGLMVADLTPQLADAGLETLIFTDVTRDGTLRGLDRELMQQVRQLWVNTLIVGGGVANLDDVRLLAEEGIHGAIVGRAIYEGTLPYPVPALD from the coding sequence ATGACCGCGCCCGCCTCCTCATCTGTGCCCAAGCCTTTGCCCCTGATCATTCCGTGCGTGGACATCCAATCAGGCCGCGCCGTACGGCTGTACGAGGGCGACCCCGACCAGGAAACCGTCTATTTCGAGTCTCCGCTGGATGCGGCGCGGCACTGGGCGGCGTTGGGGGCCGGGCTGGTGCATCTGGTGGATCTGGACGCCGCCACAGGCCGGGGCGAAAACCGCGCCGTCATTGCCCGGATCACCGCAGAATTGGGCGTGCCAGTAGAAGTGGGCGGCGGCATTCGTGACCGGGTCACCGCCGAAGCCCTGCTCAAAGCGGGCGTAGACCGGGTGGTCATCGGCACGGCAGCCGTCAAGAATCCTGACCTGGTAGCCGAACTGATCGCCGCACACGGCCCCGAACGCGTGGTGGTGAGCCTCGACGCACGCGGGCTGGAAGTGGCGACGCACGGCTGGGCGCAGGGCAGCGGCCTGATGGTGGCCGACCTGACGCCACAGTTGGCCGATGCGGGCCTGGAAACCCTGATCTTTACCGACGTGACCCGCGACGGCACCCTGCGCGGCCTAGACCGGGAACTGATGCAGCAGGTGCGCCAGTTGTGGGTCAATACTCTGATCGTGGGCGGCGGCGTGGCGAATCTGGACGATGTGCGCCTGCTGGCCGAGGAAGGCATTCATGGGGCCATCGTGGGCCGCGCCATCTACGAAGGCACGCTGCCCTACCCGGTTCCGGCGCTGGACTGA
- a CDS encoding transglutaminase family protein: MRCEIRHTTEYHYPEPAWDSFNQVRLHPAREVRQSVRSFHLQVEPEAEITSHKDYFGAIVHHVHVHDPHRYLKIEAQAIVDTHAVTMPAPSPFSVLREARARNTEFLVASPRVPSGDWPEVFGVIRPSPADDLPTFLMDLTTRLNRQFSYDTKATAVNTPLAEFAQHGRGVCQDFTHAMLGITRQLGIPSRYVSGYLYSGGDMLGAEATHAWAECLIPEYGWLGYDPTNNCLAGEKHIKIGHGREYGDVSPVRGTYFGGGRGRLDVEVRVYGEQ, encoded by the coding sequence ATGCGCTGCGAAATAAGGCATACCACCGAATACCACTACCCCGAACCCGCCTGGGATTCGTTTAATCAGGTGCGCCTGCACCCGGCCCGCGAGGTGCGCCAGAGCGTGCGTTCCTTTCACCTTCAAGTGGAGCCCGAAGCCGAAATCACGTCCCACAAGGACTATTTCGGGGCCATCGTGCACCATGTTCATGTGCACGACCCGCACCGCTACCTGAAAATAGAGGCGCAGGCGATTGTGGATACGCACGCCGTGACCATGCCCGCGCCCTCACCTTTCAGCGTGCTGCGCGAGGCACGGGCCAGAAACACCGAGTTTCTGGTCGCCAGCCCCCGCGTGCCCAGCGGAGATTGGCCCGAAGTGTTCGGCGTGATCCGCCCCAGCCCTGCCGACGACCTGCCCACCTTCCTGATGGACTTGACCACCCGTCTGAACCGTCAGTTTTCCTACGACACCAAAGCCACCGCCGTGAATACCCCCCTGGCCGAATTTGCCCAGCACGGGCGCGGCGTGTGCCAGGACTTCACGCACGCCATGTTGGGCATTACGCGGCAGCTCGGCATTCCGTCGCGCTATGTCAGCGGCTACCTGTACAGCGGCGGTGACATGCTGGGCGCGGAGGCCACCCACGCCTGGGCCGAGTGCCTGATTCCCGAATACGGATGGTTGGGCTACGATCCCACCAACAACTGTCTGGCGGGCGAAAAGCACATCAAGATCGGTCACGGGCGCGAATACGGCGACGTGTCCCCGGTGCGCGGCACTTATTTTGGCGGCGGGCGCGGGAGATTGGATGTAGAGGTGAGGGTGTACGGGGAGCAGTAG
- a CDS encoding DUF427 domain-containing protein — protein MSPTVKAVWNGQVIAESADTVVVEGNHYFPLDSVQPDVLQASPTHSTCPWKGEASYYSLSVDGQTNKDAAWYYPAPKDAAKQIAGRVAFWKGVQVG, from the coding sequence ATGTCACCTACTGTCAAAGCTGTCTGGAATGGTCAGGTCATCGCCGAATCTGCCGATACGGTGGTCGTAGAAGGCAACCACTATTTCCCTCTAGACAGCGTGCAGCCGGACGTGTTGCAGGCCAGCCCCACCCACTCCACCTGCCCCTGGAAGGGAGAAGCCAGCTACTACAGCCTGAGTGTGGACGGCCAGACCAACAAGGACGCCGCGTGGTATTACCCGGCCCCCAAAGACGCCGCCAAGCAGATCGCCGGACGGGTGGCTTTCTGGAAGGGCGTGCAGGTGGGGTGA